In Pyrus communis chromosome 11, drPyrComm1.1, whole genome shotgun sequence, the sequence AAGAAGCATAAATTAACATTGTATCACTCTGTTGTCTAATTTCATCATTTTCACTTGGCACAGGCAATGTATCAAGTTACTGTCCTCCTTGTCCTCAACTTTTTGGGAAATAGCATTCTTGGTCTGCAGCAGGATGTCCCAAAGCATGCCGTTGGTGTGAAGAATACTGTCATATTCAATGCATTCGTCTTTTGTCAAGTAAGTATAGGACTTGAAAATAGCTATGTGAATTACGATTAGGAGTTGCGTTTCAATTGTTTAGTTAAGCTGGTTTAGTAATTTGTTCCAACGCTTATGTTTACTTCTTACAGATTTTCAACGAGTTCAATGCTCGAAAGCCTGAAGAAATAAATGTCTTCACTGGAGTGACCAAAAACTACCTCTTCATGGGAATAATAGGAATTACATTTGTACTTCAGGTGAGAGGCTTCTGCGTTTATATTTTTGGTTTCGGGTTCTTACTATATATAATTACTGAGTATAACTCTATTTTCAGATAATCATCGTCATGTTCCTcggaaaatttacaaaaacgGTTAGACTATCATGGCAGCAATGGCTCATATGCTTGGGAATTGCCATTGTCAGGTACGTTAACTTGATGATTCCTTACGTTTTTTTCTAACTGGATGAAGtttggctaaagtttaagaaccAGAAGTGGAAGTAACGAAATCATTTTCATAAAATATGCGAGTCATTCTGTGTTGCAATTTATATTTGCCTAATCGCGGTACTTAACTGACTTTATGTTCCGACAGTTGGCCTCTTGCTATTATTGGAAAACTAATTCCGGTCCCAAGGACTCCGTTCTCCGAGTACTTCAGCCGGCCTATTAAGCGGTGCAGAAATTCTCGTAATCGTAATACCTAATGCTCATCTCCCTAGTTGTGTTCTGTACACATGCTATCAAACCATCAGTCTCCATATCTTCGAAACTTGCAAGGATCGCGCTAGGCATCCGAGTTTCTTCTTACTACGAGAAATAAATGAGGAAAATCAATGGTTATTGTTCTCAAAACTCAACTCATTTGATCTTTCAAACTAGGAGGATTGGCATTTGGCACTCCATGGAAATGCCCTTCCGGGCTTTTCCCCCTCGTTTCTCAGGGCACGCGAGAATAGAGATCTCTCATATTTTTTTGCCTGAAAGTCTTCAATCCGGCGTATGGGGGTGGTTATAGTATGGCATGCCCTTGCACTATTTTCTATGGCTTTTCTAAGAGTTGGATCGGCACAGATTTGTATATCCAATTAGCAAATTTGCCATGTAATTTTTTAGCCAAGTGTACATAGAACGCTGCTCTcaacaattttcaaattttcttgagCAATTTTATCAATCAAATGAAGAATTCAAATTAAACCATTGGACCTAACAAATTAAGCTCATATATTTGTGCAAAGATGGTATTCTATGCTATTCTAATCTTTGGGCAGAGGAATTAGAACTTAAATGCAAGGGGTCGGCACATTGCTATAGCTAACTGGCATAGCTCGCGTCTGAAAACTTGCACATCTCTACGGGTGAAGGTAACAGTCATTTGCGAAAGCTTGCATGTCCGAGCTGAGCCCCGAAGGTTCACTGATCTGCTGGTCTTGGTGGTAACTGACACCAAGAACAGCATTTTGCTGCTGCTGCAGTTGGTGTTGTGCAATGTTGGATGCTATTTGACCGTTGGTCTTGAGTAACTCAGATTGAGCCTCCAATATATGGTGTTGCAGCTGAGAAATGATTCTAACGCATCCGTAAATCGGATCTTCAACACGTAACGACGCCCCGTAGAACATGGAGTCTGCTGCTGCTTCTCTTAAATGGACTGGAAGTTGCTGCATTTACGATACAATTAGACGATTAGTAACACATTCTATACTCGTATATccgaaaaataagaaacaagtttttcaattaTTTCTCATACTTTCGACTAAAATTTGGGGCAATGGCGTAGCTAGAATTTTAGCCTATGAGTGGAGCAAACGACCAATGTCATTTGAGTTTGGTTTGGTgtcatcttcatcatcctctcCTTAAACCTAAACTCCTTCCTCTCTCCCTCCAGTGATCCCCAGACGAACTCCTCAAAGCTCACAAGCAACAGATTGTCTATACTTCATAGGATCCATCAACCTCAAATCAAACccgatgaaaaaaattaaagtaaaaaatatCGGATTGGGCCCTGAGTCTACCAAAAACCTtgaaaaatcataaacattaCATTAAACTTTTTTGCGTGAAAAAAATGTCCAAATGTGCCTGAAACCATCCTGGTCCCTTCATGGCTCAGCCTTTGAATTGGGATTAAGGTAAACACATAGACATTAcgggtgtgtttgtttgggtTCACTAACTTTCACTGGATTGGACTACATTAAAAATTAGTGTAGTCCCGTGTTTGGTAATCCCAAGGACTAGTTTTAGTAGGATTAAACGGGATTCGCCTCGACTAGAGACCTCGTTAGAGGTTCTTAGCGAAACCCCCCAAAATGCAGCGGACTACTAAGCCTTTCCTTCGTCTGCTTCGTCTGTTCACTGCTCATCGTAATCAACGACCTCGACGTCAAATCCTCCACTCCTTCCCTGCATGGatcttcttttctctccctgCTCTATCTCATTACCACCCACCCCTAAATCCCAAAATCGAATTTGCACCCACCGATGGGTCGATTCGATCTGAGGCCCAGATCGATGCCGGCGCCACCCCACTCCATTTCCCAAGGTCATCTCCCGTTCTCTCTATCTAAGTCTCGACGATGGCCACCACCGCCGTAGCACCGCGTTAGCTCGCTCAGAAGGAGGTTGAATTCAGATGATGTTGGCCACGAAGTCCATCTGGGCACGAGGAACTAATATTTTCAGATGGAAAGATGTAATGACATATATCCTCAATCTTCCTCAGATTtgcttatttttttggtaatataatatgaatttcaGCTTTTTGAATATGTTCCGTTTGGTTTAATGGTGTTTGCAATGGTGGTTCTTTCTAATTTAAGCTGAGATTATAGAAAACCCCATTTTCTGggtttgtatatatatgtatatatacacacatatacatacacgcacacatatatgtattataTGTTTTTGCTAGATCTGATGTATGACTTTTGtattatttgttcttgttggtaTATTTCCTTATTCGCAAAACCCACATTGATTCTTTTGtgtaaatttgatatttttgggGAAAAATTGTGATGGGTTGCTTTGTTGTGGATGGGTTTTTGTTTAAATGTGAAACAAATTATCAATTGTTGGTTTTGAAATCTCAAGAATTTGCAATATCTAGAATGGTAGATGGCACTGGTGGCAATTGCTAGAAGAAGAAAGGAGGTTGGATTAAATACGGTATTTGAGTGACACCAACATACTTTGAACATGGAGAAGATGAAATGTTTAACAGGAATAACGTTAATATTTGGTTGAAATTgaagttgaagaaaataaaatattttgtaatatatcatgggttttttttttcatttttcttattatcCTGCTTATTAGTCCGACActacaccaaacgcttcactaaactagtccagcttagtctagtctaagccagtccaacttagtccctgaagctagttcagtccgagacagtccggtgcaacaaacgcaccctactTGTATACATGTTCATAAAGGTTCCAATTCGAATTTCTCTTCTTCCactcattgaaaaaaaaaaagaaaaaagaagacgGTTGTATACAACTGGTATGCTGAACAATTTGTAGTGCTTCCAAATTGTGTTTGGattaattgaccaaaaaaaattgtgtttggATTTAGTTTCACTTTACACAAATGATTAATAATAGTTGAGACAACCAACTAAAGATTAAACAAATGCACTCGATGTGAGTGTAGCGACATTGGCTAGAAAAAATATGTGCAAATTAGGGTATCGCTTGTATTGATTGAAAAAATTGTGTTTGGATTTAATTGGTTATTACCTCAGCATTTTGGTAACGTTGCTGGCACCAAAGATCCTATGGACGCAAGAAAATCTCTCAGGATTGGAGGAGGGAAAATAGGGTGCCAAAACACAATCTTGAGGGCATCTTCTTCGCAAAAATCTGCAAGCTGCACATCTCGTTGGATTAGACATCCTTAGATTTCCACAAAGCGATTGTTTAGAATCTAAACAAAAGATTTTGCTTCTCAAAATTTCGAGGAAATCGAAATTTTCTGAGGGATTTTGTAATATTTGTCAAAGATTTtgtttacaatatatatattaggTGTTCTTAGATCCGTTTGAATATTTTCAATTCAATCACGAATGCTTAGGGTGGTAAATTTGTCTAATGTTGGAAACAATATAAGGGCTACTTTCTTTTGTCAAAGTTTCAAAAATTTGAGGAAGGATTTGATTGAAGGCAATGGAAGGCATAGATtacttaaattaattttgaagatTTTCCATATGAATTGTTAGTGTGTTACGGTGTTTATCTAATTTACGATGAATTCTCACTGGATTTTTAGCAAATGATGATTTGTGCCAAATGTCCAGACCAAGGAGAGAAATTTGAGTATGACAGCATGACCAGCTAAATAGTTAGGCAGAACAGACTTTACTGAAATAATCTCTTAATGTACAAAGTCTCACCGTTTATGAGAGTGGCGTAACCACCCTACCAAATTTTCCTTGATTATTCTAGCTTATAAACTCACTCTGTATCTGATTAACTTCTCAGTGGGTTTTTAGCAAATGATGATGCGTGCCTGATGTCCATACCAAGGAGAGAAACTTGAGTATGACAACATGACCATCTAAATAGTTAGGCAGAACATACTTTACTGAAATAATTTCTCAATGTACAAAGTCTCACCATTTACGAGAGTGGCGTAACTGCCCTACCAAATTTTCCTTGATTATTCCGGCTTATTCATAGTTTGAGCAACTaccaaattttccttaattattCCGGCTTATTCATAGTTTGAGCaagtaaataattaaataacaaaacaaaatttcaatcatCCTAGATGAATAATTCTTGTGCTAAACTATTTCGATGAATTTgtaatgaaaaatcatgcatGACCAATTAATTGGCCTCAAgatatatatttacactaacTGGGTGGGGGAATGAGCTAAGTCTTACAATGgtctagcaataatgtggttcaaattcgcctttggtgagaatcgaacctaagacctctcacttacaagtgaagagataTACTATttgaccatagtactaagtgacaattaGCCTCAATATTTAAACTGTAACAAGATCGTCTATTTTGATTCAACTTAATGCTTTACAGTGGACACGCTCAAGAGGCACGGTTGGAGTACAAATGAAATGTTCCAATGTTGATAATTGTGGAAactatttcaatttttatgtttacttttttGAATCTAGTACATGTTGAAAATGTGCCCCTAAAGCCAATAATGAGATGATACATTATGAACATTTCACatattaaactaatctagtttaatgtaagggcaaaaattattatttaaagctATCTCATTAATTGTTACACACTTAAATGATAAGTCCAAAGAATATAAAATTAAGAGAATGTAATCTAAAGAAGTTTGATTCATGAGACCTTTCTCTTTCATATACATATTGTAAACGTTTATgttcataggattgccaattagaCATCAAATAGATCAGTATATGTTATGTCTTCTCTTTCAGGAGGGTAACTGGTCTTGACTCATTGGTGTGaatgacatcaagacaagtatgtaggtgcttaAAAAAGAGTGAACTGAACGTGATCAACAAAGAGTTCTCAtgctcatgtcacatgagaactcatagTTAGGATactgcaaagtagtcatttgacctgagaCATTGtaattgtcttgtggttaggtccttagtCTTTGACTATGTTAAAGGCATTTCCTTTGAGGATGTCTACAatatcgttggggttaagctacTTTGTCATGTGGGCATATGAATGTACAACAATGAATATCTAACCTTTAAACTGTTGAGAGGGACTACTATATGATATGATTAAAAATCTCTGGTTAGAGTATGagtgagatttaggaagtcattccaaatcatattcaaggtaatcatatatacaagagaatcacattggatggtAAACATGAATTAACTATCAACCAAACAATGTGACGAAGAGTACTGGGTTAGAGAAAGTCTGTATTGCGTTGTAATCCCAAaatgaataggttctccaacctcttctgattagcttaggtagccatgacatattgctaggtgtcactcatggtttgtagAAGCCTTGTAGATGAATAATCACTAAAAGAGGAATTGAAAATTCTGATCCGATCCAattcaattttgaaattttaaattggaATTCGGAAACGTTGTTTCTAATCCAATCTACCCGAAATTACCTCGATCTTAACCTCTCATCCAAAGTGCTTGCATTTATCTTGTTCACATAATGAGCACAAAAGTTATGAATAAGTTCCAATAAATCAAACCATAGATGCAAAATATGGTGCTTGCATAAACTAAACTCATAAGGGACACAACATGTAGGATCATCAAAATTAGCcaatctataattttttttaattttttttatttttatcaagaaGAGAACTTCCATTATATTAAAAACTAGTACAAGGCTAAAAAAGAGTCAGGTAAACAGCACCAGATAAAGTAAAATTAGGTCCAAACAAAATGAGAGCCGTAACCCAAGATACAATGGAAGACCCACATAAGCTTGGGCCCGAAGgctgaaaaaacaaacaaaaaaaaccctaatctcaAGCAACATAAACCAGATTGCCGCCACATCATATCCTCAGGGGAAGCCAACCTCCGAATAGAGAAAGTAGTTTTGAATATTGGAAATTTTCCCGCATGTTTTTATTCACAactaaaaaattaagatttaattaaatattctaGTTAATTCTCATCCGttctttcttttaaaataatgtGCAGGAGATTGGGCCAAGAAGAAGCCTGTTGGTGCCAAAAATCTCAGTACTTTGGATTCGTGACGGGGATAGAAACACGACCTTCTTCCATTGTTGGGTCAACTACAGGTGAGCTAAAAATCACATCAACCGACTCAAAAGTGACAACGCAGTATAAGTTTATGGCGATAGGAACATTGAAAGCTTGTTCTTAATTACTGTGAGAATTTATTCTCTTTTGATGGACCAATCAACTGCGACCCAATTCTCGATATCCTTAAGCCCAGGGTCATGGCTCAAATGAATCAATCCCTTGATCGAAACTTTTGTGAAAAGGAAGTGAAGATTGCACTATTCCAAACGGACCCTTCTACAACACCAAGCCCGGACGGGATGACCATTTTCTTCTACCAACAATTTTGGCATGTGGTGGGAAATGACGTCTCGAATGCTGTTTTAGGATCCCTTTCTTGGGCAAGTTGTTAAAGTAGCTTAATTTTACTCCGGTCTCACTTATACCTAAGCAAAAGAACCCTGAAGATATGAAACACTTGAGGCCTATTAGCCTCTGCAACGTCCAATTCAAGATTGCCTCCAAAGTCTTGGCTAATAGGCTCAAGGTCATACTACCCCACATTATCTCCCCTTACCAGAGCGCCTTCATCCTCGGATGAAATATCTCTGACAATATAATCTTGGCTGCCGAGGTTTCCAACCACATCTTCAAACGACGGTGAGCCAACAATGTCCTTATGTCTTTAAAATTGGATATATGCAAGGCTTATGACAGGATTGACTGGGGTTACCTTCGGGGAATTCTTATGAAACTCAGTTTTTCTCATAGATGGGTGGAGCTGATGATGGTTTATGTCTCATTCGTGCTATATTCATTCATTATTAATGGCTGCCAGATGGGCTATCTCCATCTATCTAAGGGTCTTCACCAAGACGATCATCTCTTCCCTTAcctatttgttttatttgagaAAGACCTCTCTACCAAAATTGCAAAACTTGAAGCTGATGGTTTAATCAAGGGTGTGCTTATTTGCTCTGGAGCTCCACCTCTCAATCACCTCCTATTTGCTGATAATAGCTTTATTCTTTTGTCGGGCCAATGCATGTGTATCCACGTTACGAACGCCCTCTATGCTTATGAAGCAGCATgtaggaagaaaataaaattgagccAGAGTAAGGTGTGCTTCAGTAGGAATGTTAAACCTCCTATGAAGAATTGGTTGAATCTAATTCTAGGTGTTCGATGTGTCTCTCGACATGAGAAATATTTGGGCATGCCCACCCTTATGGGCTGAAACCGCATCAATTGTTTTGGGTACATTAAGGAATAGTTATGGAAACGGCTTCAACACTGGAAGGGGAAACTCCTTAGGGCAGTAAGGAAAGTAATCTTGGTAAAAACGGTGGCCCAAGCTATCCATGTTTTTACCATGTGCTGCTACCGAGTGTCCAACTACTTATGTGAGAATTTAAACAAACTCATTATGTCATACTGGTCAAATGGGGATGAAGGGGAACGCAAGATACACTGATACTCTTGGAATCAACTGGGCACGCTAAAGATTGAGGGTGGGCTTAGGTTTCGCAACCTTTACGCTTTCAATTGAGGAATGCTTACCAAACAAGGGTGGAGGATTCTTTCCAACTTAACTTCACTGGTGGCCCAAGTGTTCAAGGCTAAGTATTTTCCCAACGCTTATTTCCTTAATGCATGGGTTAGTAGTGATGCTTCCATTTGCTGGAAAAACATTTGTACTAGTCAGACTATCCTTTCTCGGGGTTGTCGCTAGCAGGTTAGGAAGGGAAGCTCAATCCATATTTGGGAAGATTCATAGATCCTTTTACAGTCAACCTACCGGCCTTTTTCCCCCAAGCCTCCGGATTGCAGTTTTTCAAGGGTTTGTGATGATTAATCATGATATGAAGGGTTGGAAAACTGAGATACtcaattctttattttcttcagaTGAAGTCAATCTCATTCACTTAATCCCGATCAGCATCTGATCCCCTCCAGACACACTTGTTTGGCATCATGAGATGAACGGCGTGTTCTCGGTTCGGAGTGCTTACTACCTGGCAAGGGAGGTTATTGTTCAGCTTAATGGTTCATTGTAGGGATCTTCGTCCCCATCTGCCATGGTCTGAGACAAACTCTGGAAATCTCATGTTCTACCAAAGGTAAAGGTGTGTGTATGACGACTGTGCAATAACTTCATCCCAAACCATGCAAATCTCACCCGACGCCATATAACCTTTGACCCTTCATGTGTAATGTGTAATGGCCACGAGGAATCGGTTATCCACCTATCACGCTTTTGCCTTTTCACTAAATGTGTATGGCTTGCATCAAATTTAGGTGTTCCATTACGAGACCTCAACTCCTCTCCTTTTATGGATTGGATTATTGACATGGCGAATCGACTCTCTTCCAGGAACTTCGAATTGGCTGTCATGATTCTCTGGGCAATTTGGGGTGCTCAAAATCAAAAGTTTTGGTCAGACACTTAGGACAATCCCGTTATGGTTGTGACCCAATGCAATCCCGTTATGGTTGTGACCCAATGTATCATTTGGTGGCATGAATTTGTGCGTACTAGGGCAGCACAGTACAAACGCATTCCTTAGTCATTTCCTTCTCCCATGTGGGCTGCCTCCACCTGGTTTCTTTAAGATGAATATTGAAAGGGCTTGGAATGAGTCTACAAACCTCGAGGACTTTGGTCTTATTGTCAAAGACTTTGTTGGTTCTTTTATGGCTGTAAAAGCTGGGAATTTCAGAGGTACTTTCTCCCCCCATTCAGGCAAAAACATTGGCATTTCGTTTGACTTTGGTTTGGGTGTGTTCTAGGGGCTTTCACAAGATGATTTTTGAGTCTGGTTCGCTTCAGATCATTTAAGCTTTGAAGGATTCCTCACGTAATCTTTCCCTAGTTGGACAGGTTATTAAGGATATCAAAGCTTTGATTTCCATGGTCATTGAAGTTTCTTCTTCCCATTCACGCCGCCAAACCAACGAGGTTGCCCATTTTCTAGCTAGGTATGGTCTTACGGTTTCCCATGATTGTGTTTGGTTGGATCTCCCACTAAGTATAATTATGGACACCCTCTTTGATGACTTCCCTTGCCTTAATTGGCCTTTGTAATGACTTTTCTTTATGAATGAGAATCTACTATCgtttcattaaagaaaaaaatgagcaGGAGATCAAGATTGAATATTGGATAGAGGTGGACTTGTACAATTACATGCATAGATGGAGTAAGGGTTTAGACGTACTGATGAGTATGTTATACTATGTTTGAATGTgggaaataaacttgaaatttggacaaacattctaatttataaattgacatgcactaatttagaatttagaaacatagaaatttagaatttatgcatggaaaaaaacttggaatttgggacctccaatccctaagtttaaattctatgtaaatatgtgtcattttccaatttctatgcgtgagagtttaaaaataacaaattccatATTCAAATTCTAGTGTTCTTTTAGATCATTTTCAAtccttgggttaaaacctaaaatttttaacccataaaatttaggttttaatcgagaaacagtttttctcttCCAACCCTTATAGGCTAAATTTTTAGCTCGGGATGATTAtaaaatgaatttaggataatttttttcttaaagtaacttaaaaaaaaaattatgtagactatcctaatttaattttctaaacATTTTggcctaaaaatatttagattctgatatatattgaaaaatcactaaaccgacacc encodes:
- the LOC137709079 gene encoding LOB domain-containing protein 24-like, producing the protein MWLETSAAKIILSEIFHPRMKALWMSNPTRCAACRFLRRRCPQDCVLAPYFPSSNPERFSCVHRIFGASNVTKMLQQLPVHLREAAADSMFYGASLRVEDPIYGCVRIISQLQHHILEAQSELLKTNGQIASNIAQHQLQQQQNAVLGVSYHQDQQISEPSGLSSDMQAFANDCYLHP